In one Arthrobacter jinronghuae genomic region, the following are encoded:
- the tilS gene encoding tRNA lysidine(34) synthetase TilS, which produces MLDENLNTSGSAEGTAASARPAPRVRKRLLPTLGDARNSIRDTLRDAGLAPGGDHPPLILVACSGGPDSLALALAASFFSRRGDYRVGAVVVDHSLQPGSADVAAAARDKLEGMGLEPVLVRKVEVPASGMGPEAAARTVRYAALDAAVEELDADAVLLGHTLDDQAEQVLLGLMRGSGTRSLAGMPAVRGKYLRPFLGLRREQTVEICEHAGLDPWHDPSNQDPAYARSRVRTEVLPFLEEKLGPGIAEALFRSSRILSADADYLDAVAAQAFAELRAWVPAGNEPDSEELLLPEEQLRNLAPAVRQRVLALAALELGGAQPSYERLAAVQALLRRTGSAGPVQLVGKVSVYRQPRAKSVHHGAPSYGNLVFRKKSST; this is translated from the coding sequence GTGCTCGACGAAAACCTCAACACCTCCGGCTCGGCAGAGGGAACAGCAGCATCTGCCCGACCGGCGCCGCGGGTACGCAAGCGGCTCCTTCCAACGCTGGGGGATGCCCGCAACAGCATCCGTGACACCCTGCGCGACGCCGGCCTGGCCCCGGGCGGAGACCATCCGCCGCTGATTCTGGTTGCCTGCAGCGGCGGCCCCGATTCCCTGGCACTGGCGCTGGCCGCCTCGTTCTTCTCCCGGCGGGGGGACTACCGGGTGGGCGCCGTCGTCGTTGATCACTCCCTGCAGCCGGGCAGTGCCGACGTCGCAGCCGCCGCGCGGGACAAGCTGGAAGGGATGGGCCTGGAACCCGTCCTTGTACGGAAGGTGGAGGTGCCGGCCTCCGGCATGGGACCCGAAGCGGCCGCACGCACTGTCCGTTATGCGGCACTGGACGCCGCAGTCGAGGAACTGGACGCCGACGCCGTCCTGCTGGGCCATACCCTCGACGATCAGGCCGAGCAGGTGCTGCTGGGCCTGATGCGCGGTTCCGGCACCCGGTCCCTCGCCGGCATGCCCGCCGTTCGCGGAAAATACCTGCGGCCTTTCCTGGGCCTGCGCCGGGAACAGACGGTGGAAATCTGCGAGCACGCCGGGCTGGATCCCTGGCACGACCCCAGCAACCAGGATCCTGCGTATGCCCGGTCCCGGGTCCGTACCGAAGTGCTGCCGTTCCTGGAAGAAAAACTGGGCCCCGGCATCGCCGAAGCGCTGTTCCGTTCCTCACGTATCCTCTCCGCCGACGCCGACTATCTCGACGCCGTCGCGGCGCAGGCGTTTGCGGAGCTGCGCGCCTGGGTTCCGGCCGGCAACGAACCGGATTCCGAGGAGCTGCTGCTGCCTGAAGAGCAGCTGCGGAACCTTGCCCCCGCCGTCCGCCAGCGTGTACTGGCCCTCGCCGCGCTTGAACTCGGCGGTGCCCAGCCGAGCTATGAACGCCTCGCGGCGGTCCAGGCGCTGCTGCGGCGCACCGGGTCGGCAGGACCCGTCCAACTGGTGGGGAAAGTCAGCGTGTACCGCCAGCCGCGCGCCAAATCGGTTCACCACGGCGCCCCAAGCTATGGCAATCTTGTTTTTAGGAAAAAGAGCAGCACCTAA
- the hpt gene encoding hypoxanthine phosphoribosyltransferase → MDSHDVQSDLKHVLYTKEQIQTRINELAAEIDRDYAGRDVLLVGVLKGAVMVMADLSRALHSHVTMDWMAVSSYGSGTQSSGVVRILKDLETDLLGKHVLIVEDIIDSGLTLSWLRANLESRGPASVEICTLLRKPDAAKVEIDVKYVGYEIPNEFVVGFGLDFAERYRNLDFIGTLAPHVYE, encoded by the coding sequence GTGGATTCACACGACGTCCAGTCAGATCTCAAGCACGTTCTCTACACCAAGGAACAGATCCAAACCCGGATCAATGAACTGGCGGCCGAAATTGACCGCGACTATGCCGGCCGCGACGTACTGCTGGTCGGCGTCCTCAAGGGAGCCGTGATGGTGATGGCTGACCTCTCCCGCGCCCTGCACAGCCACGTCACGATGGACTGGATGGCAGTGTCCTCCTACGGCTCCGGCACCCAGTCTTCCGGCGTCGTCCGTATCCTCAAGGACCTTGAGACGGACCTGCTGGGCAAGCATGTGCTGATTGTCGAGGACATTATCGACTCCGGCCTGACGCTCTCCTGGCTGCGCGCCAACCTGGAATCCCGCGGCCCTGCCAGCGTGGAAATCTGCACCCTGCTGCGCAAGCCGGATGCAGCCAAGGTGGAAATCGACGTTAAGTACGTCGGTTATGAAATCCCCAACGAGTTCGTGGTCGGTTTCGGCCTGGACTTTGCAGAGCGGTACCGCAACCTGGACTTCATCGGTACCCTCGCGCCGCACGTTTACGAATAA